GGGTGGGTCGATGCCGATGACCCGCCCGATCCGCGGGTCGGCGGCGAGCCGGGCGGCGACGTGAGCACCGAGGTAGCGGCTCACCCCGGTCACGACGACGACCCCCGGCGCACCAGGAGTGCCACCGGGGGTCATGTCTCGCACCACTCTCGGCAGGCGGGATCGAGCCGGGACGTCCAAGGCCTGATCACCTGAGCCTCCGAGGGTCGACAGTTGGCAAGTGACCATGGTGCCGGGCCGAACCCGGCACCATGGTCACTTGCCGAGACGGCGACGCTGGACGCGGGTCTTGCGCAGCAGCTTGCGGTGCTTCTTCTTAGCCATGCGCTTGCGGCGCTTCTTGACCACCGAGCCCATACGAAAGCCTTTCGATGCAACATGCGGGGCGGGCCGGATGACGCCACAGGTGACACCGGCAACCGCTTGCGGACAACGGACCAGACCGGCGGGATCGGCGGCGGTGCGCACCTGCGGTCATGGTCGGGGTCCAGGGTAGCCGGAGAGCGTCAGCAGGACCAACACGGCCCCTTCGCCAGCCGTCACGCCGACCGGTCCGCGCGCCCCGGCGGCTCAGGCGGTTTCCTGGAAGGCGCCGCGTAGGTATTCGTGCACGGCGTGCTCGGGAACGCGGAACGACCGACCGACCCGGACCGCGGTGAGCTCGCCGCTGTGCACCAGCCGGTAGACCGTCATCTTCGACACCCGCATGACCGTCGCTACCTCGGCGACGGTGAGAAACTTGACCTCCGACAGCCGACCGTCGGACTGCGACCCGGCCATGGCTCACCAGCCCATCCCATGCCCGGCGCGTGCGATCCGGCGGGGAGCCTCCGCCCGGACCGGCGACGCGCGTGTTACCAGTACGGTAGCGGGGCCGCTGTGACCGGCGCGATCCCTTCGGACAACCGATCATAATTCGCACGGGCGTCCGACCGGTTGTTACGTCCCGTCGACGACAAACATCCGGCTCGGCACGGCTCACTCCGACCGCAGTGCCACGACCGGGTCCAGCCGCCCGGCGCGCTGCGCGGGCACCACGCCGAACACGATCCCAACGGCCGCCGACACGCCGAACGCCAGCGCCAAGGACCACCAGGTGACCGCCGCCGGGATCGGCGACACCGCCGCCACGGCGAGCGCGGTACCGACCCCGAGGGCCATCCCGGTCAGCCCGCCGATCGAGGTCAGCAGCACCGCCTCCAGCAGGAACTGCACGCCGATGTCCCGAGGGCGGGCGCCGACCGCCTTGCGTAACCCGATCTCCCTGGTCCGCTCGCGAACCGAGACCAGCATGATGTTGGAGACGCCGACGCCGCCGACCAACAGCGAGATGCCGGCGATCGCGGCCAGCACCCCGGTGAGGATGCCCAGGATGTCACCG
The sequence above is a segment of the Micromonospora sp. WMMA1363 genome. Coding sequences within it:
- a CDS encoding AURKAIP1/COX24 domain-containing protein, which encodes MGSVVKKRRKRMAKKKHRKLLRKTRVQRRRLGK
- a CDS encoding helix-turn-helix domain-containing protein, coding for MAGSQSDGRLSEVKFLTVAEVATVMRVSKMTVYRLVHSGELTAVRVGRSFRVPEHAVHEYLRGAFQETA